Proteins encoded within one genomic window of Jiangella mangrovi:
- a CDS encoding phosphoesterase, which translates to MGERVEEPDQGLSRRQLMRYAGVGATLAAATTVAGGSAAWAHEDDDRGNGQPSGPSGGSKGRAWRAGDHHIHSEYSGEFDTSVNPPVFHKGADAVYPIVTNAIMAKNFGLTWAMCTDHGGPTHSKVNLEQAYPDLLLSRRLVPDVLQFWGMEFDAPAMDHHTLMIPRHDDEAKMLYELERRFAKNDPFPTVPPDANSEAKMIEFLKVAKGLNPKPLVIAHHAARSATGLGVWGQDTPHEFRNGNNAAPDIYVGFEGAPGHQAGPLNGGARGGYGNYPTHGGYDQMTARVGGLWDSLLGEGRKWWITATSDSHVHHTRGGSDFWPGEYSKTYVHAKQDYTDIMEGIRSGRMFVTTGDLIRSLDLSATSRRKTVTVGETLTLDRRSRNDVEIEIRFRPLDGKNHHGDRPEVNRVDLIIGQVTGPVSDLDAATNPTTQVVGRFGPGDWQRQGDEYVIRHTVRDADASFYARVRGTSTDELEPEADGLENPWDDLWFYSNPVFVRIR; encoded by the coding sequence ATGGGCGAGCGGGTCGAGGAGCCGGACCAGGGTCTGTCGCGGCGCCAGCTGATGAGGTACGCCGGTGTCGGCGCGACGCTCGCGGCGGCGACGACGGTGGCCGGCGGGAGCGCCGCGTGGGCACACGAGGACGACGACCGCGGCAACGGGCAGCCGTCCGGCCCGTCCGGCGGGTCCAAGGGCCGCGCCTGGCGGGCCGGCGACCACCACATCCACTCCGAGTACAGCGGTGAGTTCGACACGTCGGTGAACCCGCCGGTCTTCCACAAGGGCGCCGACGCGGTCTACCCGATCGTCACCAACGCGATCATGGCCAAGAACTTCGGGCTGACCTGGGCGATGTGCACGGACCACGGCGGTCCGACGCACTCGAAGGTCAACCTCGAGCAGGCCTACCCCGACCTGCTGCTGTCGCGCCGGCTGGTGCCGGACGTGCTGCAGTTCTGGGGCATGGAGTTCGACGCACCGGCCATGGACCACCACACGCTGATGATCCCCCGGCACGACGACGAGGCGAAGATGCTCTACGAGCTCGAGCGCCGCTTCGCCAAGAACGACCCGTTCCCGACGGTGCCGCCGGACGCCAACAGCGAGGCGAAGATGATCGAGTTCCTCAAGGTGGCGAAGGGCCTGAACCCGAAGCCGCTGGTCATCGCGCACCACGCGGCCCGCTCGGCGACCGGCCTGGGCGTCTGGGGCCAGGACACCCCGCACGAGTTCCGCAACGGCAACAACGCCGCGCCGGACATCTACGTCGGCTTCGAGGGCGCGCCGGGCCACCAGGCCGGTCCACTCAACGGCGGCGCCCGCGGCGGCTACGGCAACTACCCCACGCACGGCGGCTACGACCAGATGACCGCGCGCGTCGGCGGCCTGTGGGACTCGCTGCTCGGCGAGGGCCGCAAGTGGTGGATCACCGCCACCTCCGACTCGCACGTCCACCACACCCGGGGCGGCTCGGACTTCTGGCCCGGCGAGTACAGCAAGACCTACGTGCACGCCAAGCAGGACTACACCGACATCATGGAGGGCATCCGCAGCGGCCGGATGTTCGTCACGACGGGCGACCTCATCAGGTCGCTGGACCTGTCGGCCACCAGCCGGCGCAAGACGGTCACCGTCGGCGAGACCCTCACCCTCGACCGCCGCAGCCGCAACGACGTCGAGATCGAGATCCGCTTCCGCCCGCTCGACGGCAAGAACCACCACGGCGACCGGCCCGAGGTCAACCGCGTCGACCTCATCATCGGCCAGGTCACCGGCCCGGTCAGCGACCTCGACGCCGCCACCAACCCCACCACCCAGGTGGTCGGCCGCTTCGGCCCGGGCGACTGGCAGCGCCAAGGCGACGAGTACGTCATCCGCCACACCGTCCGCGACGCCGACGCCAGCTTCTACGCCCGTGTCCGCGGCACCAGCACCGACGAGCTCGAGCCCGAGGCCGACGGCCTCGAGAACCCGTGGGACGACCTCTGGTTCTACTCGAACCCGGTCTTCGTCCGCATCCGCTGA
- a CDS encoding M48 family metalloprotease produces the protein MTALAVAALGLAGAWLLPRPLAAARWPYRFPRAGIAAWMLLFPATVGALLAAGLTMALHLLSKGPGPEHMGGPVLDGAIAVSEVLLVLAGLAAVSTTVHRATVARRTHLRDLFLVARPTAHTGVVVVEAGVPAAYAVPGRHGAVVLTTAARDALSRPELAAVLEHERAHLRARHDRLLTVTGTFATAAPWVPAARIGHRSLRMLAEMHADDAAARRTSPFTTATALVKLAGTAAPSTGLGVTGTDVAVRVQRLLDRAAEPRVPGRWPMVLGLAGLAALASVPFEVLVVALA, from the coding sequence GTGACGGCGCTCGCGGTGGCGGCCCTCGGACTTGCCGGGGCGTGGCTGCTGCCCCGTCCGCTCGCCGCCGCCCGCTGGCCGTACCGGTTCCCGCGGGCCGGCATCGCGGCCTGGATGCTGCTCTTCCCGGCGACGGTGGGCGCGCTGCTGGCCGCCGGGCTCACCATGGCGCTGCACCTGCTGTCGAAGGGTCCCGGCCCGGAGCACATGGGCGGCCCCGTGCTCGACGGCGCGATCGCCGTCAGCGAGGTGCTGCTGGTGTTGGCCGGGCTGGCTGCTGTGTCGACGACGGTGCACCGGGCGACGGTGGCGCGGCGGACGCACCTGCGCGACCTGTTCCTGGTGGCCCGGCCGACGGCGCACACCGGCGTCGTCGTGGTCGAGGCCGGTGTGCCCGCCGCCTACGCCGTCCCCGGCCGGCACGGCGCGGTGGTGCTGACGACAGCGGCCCGCGATGCGCTGAGCCGGCCCGAGCTCGCCGCCGTCCTCGAGCACGAACGAGCCCACCTGCGCGCCCGGCACGACCGCCTGCTGACGGTGACCGGAACGTTCGCGACGGCGGCGCCGTGGGTCCCGGCCGCCCGGATCGGCCACCGGTCGCTGCGGATGCTCGCCGAGATGCACGCCGACGACGCCGCCGCCCGTCGCACCTCGCCGTTCACGACGGCGACAGCCCTGGTCAAGCTCGCGGGAACGGCAGCGCCGTCGACCGGGTTAGGGGTGACCGGCACCGACGTCGCGGTGCGGGTGCAGCGGCTGCTCGACCGCGCCGCCGAGCCGCGCGTACCCGGTCGCTGGCCCATGGTGCTCGGGCTGGCCGGCCTGGCCGCGCTGGCCTCGGTGCCCTTCGAGGTCCTGGTCGTGGCGCTGGCCTGA
- a CDS encoding BlaI/MecI/CopY family transcriptional regulator: MARSRLGSLEAAVMDVMWTSAAPLTVRQVAEALASSRAVAYTTVLTVMDNLFRKDVLARDLAGRAHVYRPRTSREEFAADLVETALSDSPDRAAVLIRFADRLDEADVRRLVEALEQHQGRGGNSRR, encoded by the coding sequence GTGGCCAGGAGCCGGCTCGGGTCGCTCGAGGCGGCCGTCATGGACGTCATGTGGACGTCGGCGGCGCCGCTGACCGTCCGGCAGGTCGCCGAGGCGCTGGCCTCGTCGCGTGCCGTCGCCTACACTACGGTGCTCACCGTCATGGACAACCTCTTCCGCAAGGACGTGCTGGCGCGCGACCTCGCGGGCCGGGCGCACGTGTACCGCCCGCGCACGTCGCGCGAGGAGTTCGCCGCCGACCTCGTCGAGACGGCGCTGTCGGACAGCCCCGACCGGGCGGCCGTGCTCATCCGCTTCGCCGACCGGCTCGACGAGGCCGACGTCCGGCGGCTGGTCGAGGCGCTCGAGCAGCACCAGGGACGCGGCGGGAACTCGCGGCGGTGA
- a CDS encoding ABC transporter ATP-binding protein produces the protein MTLARTEFTVAGQPEYDRRGPVRWVVSHQLRNPWQLAGFLAGSVVMVVLNSMIPGLVGDAFDTVLDETADQRAELTTIVVVLLVVVVARTVIDFVARLCTEVLAKRIERDAREELYVSLLGKSQTFHNRQRVGDLMARGANDVRQLGTMFSPGIDLLVDSLTQGIVPIVFIAFLDPRLLVAPLIFAVAFVWSIRRFMRRLSPVSASLRENYGTLNAGLNETIRGIEVVKATGQEEQELAKFGRNARRYRDAYVEQGFIQARYLPTLLLAVATAGGLLHGLWLLDAGELSVGGLITYIGLLGLLGFPAFISIFSFSLVQNGIASANRLLALMREETELDHNEAGHTAPMRGTVEFQDVTFGYGDQPVLEHLSFRIEPGQTVAVVGETGAGKTTLTKLVNRIYDVGSGRILVDGVDVREWNLDSLRSQISTIEQDIVLFSRSVHENIAFSLGQQASRDDVVRAAKDAQAHEFVTALDDGYDTVIGERGVTLSGGQRQRLAIARALLTDPAILVLDDSTSAIDSATEDEIQRAIQRVLEGRTTLLITHRLSQIRWADKVLLLQRGRLVDEGTHDELLARCALYRRIFAHYDEVSG, from the coding sequence ATGACACTGGCGCGCACCGAGTTCACCGTCGCCGGCCAGCCGGAGTACGACCGGCGCGGGCCGGTGCGATGGGTCGTGTCCCACCAGCTGCGCAATCCGTGGCAGCTGGCCGGCTTCCTCGCCGGCTCGGTGGTCATGGTCGTGCTCAACTCCATGATCCCGGGGCTGGTCGGCGACGCCTTCGACACCGTCCTCGACGAGACCGCCGACCAGCGCGCCGAGCTCACCACCATCGTCGTGGTCCTGCTGGTCGTCGTCGTCGCGCGGACGGTGATCGACTTCGTCGCCCGACTGTGCACCGAGGTGCTGGCCAAACGCATCGAGCGCGACGCCCGCGAAGAGCTGTACGTCAGCCTCCTCGGCAAGAGCCAGACGTTCCACAACCGCCAGCGCGTCGGCGACCTCATGGCCCGCGGCGCCAACGACGTCCGCCAGCTCGGCACCATGTTCAGCCCGGGCATCGACCTGCTGGTCGACTCCCTGACGCAGGGCATCGTGCCCATCGTCTTCATCGCGTTCCTCGACCCGCGGCTGCTGGTCGCGCCGCTGATCTTCGCCGTCGCGTTCGTCTGGTCCATCCGCCGGTTCATGCGCCGGCTGTCGCCGGTGTCGGCGAGCCTGCGCGAGAACTACGGCACGCTCAACGCCGGGCTGAACGAGACCATCCGCGGCATCGAAGTGGTCAAGGCCACCGGCCAGGAGGAGCAAGAGCTCGCCAAGTTCGGCCGCAACGCCCGCCGCTACCGCGACGCCTACGTCGAGCAGGGCTTCATCCAGGCCCGCTACCTGCCCACGCTGCTGCTGGCCGTCGCGACGGCGGGCGGGCTGCTGCACGGGCTCTGGCTGCTCGACGCGGGCGAGCTGAGCGTCGGCGGGCTCATCACCTACATCGGGCTGCTCGGCCTGCTCGGCTTCCCGGCGTTCATCTCGATCTTCTCGTTCTCGCTGGTCCAGAACGGCATCGCCAGCGCCAACCGGCTGCTGGCGCTCATGCGCGAGGAGACCGAGCTCGACCACAACGAGGCCGGCCACACCGCTCCCATGCGCGGCACCGTCGAGTTCCAGGACGTCACGTTCGGCTACGGCGACCAGCCCGTCCTCGAGCACCTGTCGTTCCGCATCGAGCCCGGCCAGACGGTCGCCGTCGTCGGCGAGACCGGAGCCGGCAAGACCACGCTCACCAAGCTGGTCAACCGCATCTACGACGTCGGCTCCGGGCGCATCCTGGTCGACGGCGTCGACGTGCGCGAGTGGAACCTCGACTCCCTGCGCTCGCAGATCTCCACCATCGAGCAGGACATCGTGCTGTTCAGCCGCTCGGTGCACGAGAACATCGCGTTCAGCCTCGGCCAGCAGGCCTCCCGCGACGACGTCGTCCGCGCCGCGAAGGACGCCCAGGCGCACGAGTTCGTCACGGCGCTCGACGACGGCTACGACACCGTCATCGGCGAGCGCGGCGTCACCCTGTCCGGCGGGCAGCGGCAGCGGCTGGCCATCGCCCGGGCGCTGCTCACCGACCCCGCCATCCTCGTGCTCGACGACTCCACCAGCGCCATCGACAGCGCGACCGAGGACGAGATCCAGCGGGCCATCCAGCGCGTCCTCGAGGGCCGCACCACGCTGCTCATCACGCACCGGCTGTCGCAGATCCGCTGGGCCGACAAGGTCCTGCTGCTGCAGCGCGGCCGGCTGGTCGACGAGGGCACGCACGACGAGCTGCTCGCCCGCTGCGCGCTCTATCGGCGCATCTTCGCCCACTACGACGAGGTGAGCGGCTGA
- a CDS encoding ABC transporter ATP-binding protein — translation MAFLMAGLDAEAYDRTYDDRELLRRILRYFRPKARVMGFIAVAIVAQSLMQAVFPLVVSEGLDRIVDDRTTGLVVALVSAVLVTGVLGWVFNFVQRWYTATVVGDVVLGLREDAFDAVLDRDMSFYDEHSSGKVVSRVTSDTEDFATVVTLTLNLVSQVLLVGLITALLFTRNLGLALLVMAVVPIIVAMALAFRRIARETTRQQQRSLAKVNATLQETMGGISVAKNFRQEQTIYDEFRPINGQNYRVTLKQGFVFGTIFPALFAVAGLATVMLVQVGGGRVLDGDISAGDWYLFLQSVGLFWMPLTSIASFWSQFQQGLSASERVFALIDAEPLVVQRDPRPVGRLAGRIEFRSVTFGYTPQHPVLDGFDLTIEAGETVALVGHTGAGKSTIGRLLVRFYEFQGGQILIDGTDIRTVELTGYRHQLGVVPQSPFLFSGTVADNIRYPRPDASDDDVRAVAESVAGGDWLDALPDGLATEVGEHGSALSMGQRQLVALARLLLQDPSIVILDEATASVDPLTEAQISEGLDVALAGRTSIVIAHRLSTIEHADRIIVMRDGGIVEEGTHDSLLRAGGAYCDVYNTYFRHQSPDYRPGTGFVGVEVS, via the coding sequence ATGGCGTTCCTCATGGCCGGCCTCGACGCCGAGGCCTACGACCGCACCTACGACGACCGCGAGCTGCTGCGGCGCATCCTGCGCTACTTCCGGCCCAAGGCGCGCGTCATGGGGTTCATCGCGGTCGCCATCGTCGCCCAGTCGCTCATGCAGGCGGTGTTCCCGCTCGTGGTCAGCGAGGGCCTCGACCGCATCGTCGACGACCGCACGACGGGGCTGGTCGTCGCGCTGGTGTCGGCGGTGCTGGTCACCGGCGTGCTCGGCTGGGTGTTCAACTTCGTCCAGCGCTGGTACACCGCGACGGTGGTCGGCGACGTCGTGCTCGGGCTGCGCGAGGACGCCTTCGACGCCGTCCTCGACCGCGACATGTCCTTCTACGACGAGCACTCCTCCGGCAAGGTGGTCAGCCGGGTCACGTCCGACACCGAGGACTTCGCCACCGTCGTCACGCTGACGCTCAACCTCGTCAGCCAGGTGCTGCTGGTCGGGCTCATCACCGCGCTGCTGTTCACCCGCAACCTCGGGCTGGCGCTGCTGGTCATGGCCGTGGTGCCGATCATCGTGGCCATGGCGCTGGCGTTCCGGCGCATCGCGCGCGAGACCACCCGGCAGCAGCAGCGCTCGCTCGCGAAGGTCAACGCGACGCTGCAAGAGACCATGGGCGGCATCTCCGTGGCGAAGAACTTCCGCCAGGAGCAGACCATCTACGACGAGTTCCGCCCCATCAACGGGCAGAACTACCGGGTCACGCTCAAGCAGGGCTTCGTGTTCGGGACGATCTTCCCTGCGCTGTTCGCGGTCGCCGGGCTGGCCACCGTCATGCTCGTGCAGGTCGGTGGCGGGCGGGTGCTCGACGGCGACATCTCGGCCGGCGACTGGTACCTGTTCCTGCAGAGCGTCGGGCTGTTCTGGATGCCGCTGACGTCCATCGCCTCGTTCTGGTCGCAGTTCCAGCAGGGCCTGTCGGCATCCGAGCGGGTGTTCGCGCTCATCGACGCCGAGCCGCTGGTCGTGCAGCGCGACCCGCGGCCGGTCGGGCGGCTGGCCGGGCGCATCGAGTTCCGCTCGGTCACGTTCGGCTACACGCCGCAGCATCCGGTGCTCGACGGGTTCGACCTCACCATCGAGGCCGGCGAGACCGTCGCGCTGGTCGGGCACACCGGCGCCGGCAAGTCGACCATCGGGCGGCTGCTGGTGCGCTTCTACGAGTTCCAGGGCGGCCAGATCCTCATCGACGGCACCGACATCCGCACCGTCGAGCTCACCGGCTACCGCCACCAGCTCGGCGTGGTGCCGCAGTCGCCGTTCCTGTTCTCCGGGACGGTCGCCGACAACATCCGCTACCCGCGGCCGGACGCCTCGGACGACGACGTGCGCGCGGTCGCCGAGTCGGTGGCCGGCGGCGACTGGCTCGACGCCCTGCCCGACGGCCTGGCGACCGAGGTCGGCGAGCACGGCTCCGCGCTGTCCATGGGCCAGCGGCAGCTGGTGGCGCTGGCCCGGCTGCTGCTGCAGGACCCGTCCATCGTCATCCTCGACGAGGCCACCGCCAGCGTCGACCCGCTCACCGAGGCGCAGATCTCCGAGGGCCTCGACGTCGCGCTGGCCGGGCGCACGTCCATCGTCATCGCGCACCGGCTGTCGACCATCGAGCACGCCGACCGCATCATCGTCATGCGCGACGGCGGCATCGTCGAAGAGGGCACGCACGACTCATTGCTGCGGGCCGGCGGCGCCTACTGCGACGTGTACAACACCTACTTCCGGCACCAGTCCCCCGACTATCGCCCCGGCACCGGCTTCGTCGGCGTCGAGGTCAGCTGA
- a CDS encoding uridine kinase, with product MRVQPVTENVLVDRIVDLALTRGSGGDGSGDGGRGGAVRLMIDGHPATRPDRLADALVEPLRTAGRPVARIRVADFLRPRSLRLEQGPQDPDSLLDAWIDAEALNREVLTAVGPGGTGRYLPTLRDPVTDRSTRAPYADAPPGLVVVLDGSLTLGAWLDLDLTVHLALRPDTLRRRTPPEDAWTLPAYERYAAEVDPETVADLVVRADDPRHPALVVS from the coding sequence ATGCGGGTGCAACCGGTGACCGAGAACGTGCTGGTGGACCGCATCGTCGATCTCGCCCTGACGCGCGGTTCGGGCGGCGACGGGAGCGGCGACGGCGGCCGCGGTGGCGCCGTCCGGCTCATGATCGACGGCCACCCCGCGACCCGGCCGGACCGGCTGGCCGACGCGCTGGTCGAGCCGCTGCGGACGGCGGGCCGGCCGGTCGCCCGGATCCGCGTCGCCGATTTCCTGCGGCCGCGGTCACTCCGGCTGGAGCAGGGCCCGCAGGACCCGGACTCGCTGCTGGACGCCTGGATCGACGCCGAGGCGCTGAACCGCGAGGTGCTGACGGCCGTCGGGCCGGGCGGGACCGGCCGCTACCTGCCGACGCTGCGGGACCCGGTGACCGACCGCTCGACCCGCGCGCCCTACGCCGACGCGCCGCCCGGGCTGGTCGTGGTGCTGGACGGGTCTCTGACGCTGGGCGCGTGGCTGGACCTCGACCTGACGGTGCACCTCGCACTGCGCCCGGACACGCTGCGCCGGCGCACCCCGCCGGAGGACGCCTGGACGCTGCCGGCTTACGAGCGCTACGCCGCCGAGGTCGACCCGGAGACCGTCGCCGACCTGGTCGTCCGCGCCGACGACCCGCGGCACCCCGCGCTCGTGGTCAGCTGA
- a CDS encoding SDR family NAD(P)-dependent oxidoreductase, with product MRVGGSTIVLTGATSGIGRATAQSIAAAGPGRLVVHGPQDEAEVAELIGGLSAHADVVYLRADYGDLADVARLAADVRAACPGGIDVLVNNAARPGAPSRTLTGDGHEATFQVNYLAPVLLTTLLLDTVGAGRPGRLVNVASATHYSASLRLDDLTWSGNGYSPAAAYARSKLAVVTWSCRLATRRPRETLDVVSIHPGVIATGLLHAMFSAGGDSPEYAAANLLDVVRRDHDNGTYYDERRPATPSPVALDAVAQELLDELTRRALAPVLPAATA from the coding sequence ATGCGGGTCGGCGGGTCCACCATCGTCCTCACGGGTGCGACGTCCGGCATCGGCCGGGCGACGGCGCAGTCCATCGCGGCCGCCGGGCCGGGGCGGCTGGTCGTGCACGGGCCGCAGGACGAGGCCGAGGTCGCCGAGCTGATCGGCGGGCTGTCGGCGCACGCCGACGTCGTCTACCTACGGGCCGACTACGGCGACCTCGCCGACGTCGCGCGGCTGGCCGCCGACGTCCGCGCCGCCTGTCCCGGCGGCATCGACGTGCTGGTCAACAACGCGGCCCGGCCCGGTGCGCCGTCACGGACGCTCACCGGCGACGGCCACGAGGCGACCTTCCAGGTCAACTACCTGGCCCCGGTGCTGCTGACGACGCTGCTGCTCGACACCGTCGGCGCCGGCAGGCCGGGACGCCTCGTCAACGTCGCGTCGGCCACCCACTACTCGGCGAGCCTGCGCCTCGACGACCTCACCTGGTCCGGCAACGGCTACTCCCCCGCGGCGGCGTACGCGCGGTCGAAGCTGGCCGTGGTCACGTGGTCCTGCCGGCTCGCCACCCGCCGCCCGCGCGAGACCCTCGACGTGGTCAGCATCCACCCGGGCGTCATCGCGACCGGCCTGCTGCACGCCATGTTCTCCGCCGGCGGCGACTCCCCCGAGTACGCCGCCGCCAACCTGCTCGACGTCGTCCGGCGCGACCACGACAACGGCACCTACTACGACGAGCGCCGTCCGGCCACGCCGAGCCCCGTCGCCCTCGACGCCGTCGCCCAGGAGCTGCTCGACGAGCTCACCCGGCGGGCGCTGGCACCCGTTCTGCCCGCCGCGACCGCCTGA
- a CDS encoding glycosyltransferase family 2 protein — translation MDAGPLPGTLTRAPATPPPPPASPPPPPPPPPRHERAHRRARPVRAARFPWWLPNVGVAVAAVVLFAVVAGTGVQGPAPGSAAWWALTVTLHLPLLVIVAFLSGGVIERLGYFWRGRAPEQPGRLPFRYPSVCVQLPMFNEHAVAARIIEAACSLRWPKDRLTVQVLDDSTDGDTRALVDAVCARLREESGVNVTVLRREHRHGYKAGALEEGRKRTDAEFIAIFDADFLPRRDYLLRAIPHFYGPGGVPDHGLALVQAQWGHLNHDESALTRAQSLWVDDHHTLQMAWRSARWRFVNFTGTAGVWRAAAVEAAGGWRAASLVEDCELSFRHLFAGYRTTFVKEIVAPAELPATYTAYKAQQKRWTQGWVQVQRMHLATLLFRHRCSLARRIHLVYHMCTTWQWPLWGLWIMVLPALIHSGLWFGALGTAAGVALYVLPSLLWMTLVTSLASAETRHTYAERLTPSSFRRRFARILPYLVVNTGMLPHQFSAFTEGLFGPLHSEFERTPKAGDAAGPARAGAGAARRYGVKVHWPYVAAELFCVAYQLAWAGVFLAEGLVWCALGAGYVAACVAYLLFRYGDHAGKVLFVLDPPRFDPPRFGTSRRGAARRLRRSRRAERVPAPAG, via the coding sequence ATGGACGCCGGCCCGCTGCCCGGAACGCTCACCCGAGCCCCGGCAACCCCGCCGCCACCACCGGCGTCGCCTCCGCCACCGCCGCCTCCTCCGCCGCGGCATGAGCGTGCGCACCGGCGCGCCCGGCCCGTCCGGGCCGCCCGGTTCCCGTGGTGGCTGCCGAACGTCGGGGTCGCCGTCGCGGCGGTGGTGCTGTTCGCCGTCGTCGCCGGGACGGGGGTGCAGGGGCCGGCGCCCGGCTCGGCGGCGTGGTGGGCGCTGACGGTGACCCTGCACCTGCCGCTGCTGGTCATCGTTGCGTTTCTGAGCGGCGGCGTGATCGAGCGGCTCGGCTACTTCTGGCGCGGCCGGGCGCCCGAGCAGCCCGGCCGGCTGCCGTTCCGGTACCCGTCGGTGTGCGTGCAGCTGCCGATGTTCAACGAGCACGCCGTCGCCGCGCGGATCATCGAGGCGGCCTGCTCGCTGCGCTGGCCGAAGGACCGGCTCACGGTGCAGGTGCTCGACGACTCCACCGACGGCGACACGCGGGCGCTGGTCGACGCCGTCTGCGCGCGGCTGCGCGAGGAGAGCGGCGTCAACGTGACGGTGCTGCGCCGCGAGCACCGGCACGGCTACAAGGCCGGCGCGCTGGAAGAGGGCCGCAAGCGCACCGACGCCGAGTTCATCGCGATCTTCGACGCCGACTTCCTGCCGCGGCGCGACTACCTGTTGCGGGCGATCCCGCACTTCTACGGCCCCGGCGGCGTCCCGGACCACGGGCTGGCGCTGGTCCAGGCGCAGTGGGGGCACCTCAACCACGACGAGTCGGCGCTGACGCGGGCGCAGTCGCTCTGGGTCGACGACCACCACACGCTGCAGATGGCCTGGCGCTCGGCGCGCTGGCGGTTCGTCAACTTCACCGGCACCGCGGGCGTCTGGCGGGCCGCGGCGGTCGAGGCGGCGGGCGGGTGGCGGGCGGCCAGCCTGGTCGAGGACTGCGAGCTGAGCTTCCGGCACCTGTTCGCCGGCTACCGCACGACGTTCGTCAAGGAGATCGTGGCGCCGGCCGAGCTGCCCGCCACCTACACCGCGTACAAGGCGCAGCAGAAGCGGTGGACCCAGGGCTGGGTGCAGGTGCAGCGGATGCACCTGGCGACGCTGCTGTTCCGGCACCGCTGCTCGCTCGCGCGCCGGATCCACCTCGTCTACCACATGTGCACGACGTGGCAGTGGCCGTTGTGGGGACTGTGGATCATGGTGCTGCCGGCGCTGATCCACTCCGGGCTCTGGTTCGGCGCGCTGGGCACCGCCGCCGGCGTCGCGCTGTACGTGCTGCCCAGCCTGCTCTGGATGACGCTCGTCACCAGCCTGGCGTCGGCGGAGACCCGCCACACGTATGCGGAACGGCTGACGCCGTCGTCGTTCCGGCGCCGGTTCGCGCGGATCCTGCCGTACCTCGTCGTCAACACCGGCATGCTGCCGCACCAGTTCAGCGCGTTCACCGAGGGACTGTTCGGGCCGCTGCACAGCGAGTTCGAGCGGACGCCGAAGGCCGGCGACGCCGCCGGCCCGGCCCGCGCGGGAGCGGGGGCGGCGCGACGCTACGGCGTCAAGGTGCACTGGCCGTACGTGGCGGCCGAGCTGTTCTGCGTCGCGTACCAGCTGGCCTGGGCCGGCGTGTTCCTGGCCGAGGGCCTGGTGTGGTGCGCGCTCGGCGCCGGCTACGTCGCCGCCTGCGTGGCGTACCTGCTGTTCCGGTACGGCGACCACGCCGGCAAGGTGCTGTTCGTGCTCGACCCGCCCCGGTTCGACCCGCCCCGGTTCGGCACGTCCCGGCGCGGTGCGGCGCGCCGGCTCAGGCGGTCGCGGCGGGCAGAACGGGTGCCAGCGCCCGCCGGGTGA